Proteins encoded in a region of the Bombiscardovia apis genome:
- a CDS encoding FTR1 family iron permease, translating into MNWPQGKHGVQTPGKTAGGDVSAQVRRCRLLGRRSCLRLLLTFLLAVIAGLTALTFAASPTPAFAMPSPAPIRTAHYSSWSEVAQAAVRHIEAGQAAYSSGDYAGASSDFGAAYNSVFVADNMARALAEKLSAPERRYAIDRQFQNLQGEAYFSDSGQSVASDAESLKATLTQLGQELDSAAGMPKPEPYAQQIEAQTLAERKRIDAARKNKDSGKGNKTWTQVAHDMTNILDYAYEQAAAGKGRAGADLVNKAYYQYYEKLGFEKTAMNAISGSRVSQVEYQFKQTRMAMSGGKDAKEIKPLVSDLQAMLVTDAKILDGGAASEVNPVTSFLTSAFGQAFVVLLREGLEAILVVAAIIAYLVKAGHKSKIGPIYWGIAAGLAASGVVALLFSLLFNGNGPEQEILEGVVALVAMVMLLYTSNWMLSKASTQSWNEYIKSQTASAISKGSVLSLAALSFLAVFREGAETVMFYQAIFAMAPSGSSQIWAGFGAAAVLLVIIFVLIRFTSVKIPIRPFFAITSALMALMVVIFAGGGVHALIEGDLISASYLPGVPTSDWLGLYPYKQSIGAQILALILVIALFFISWLKSRRPAAPAQTATATAVSNPPSETQNEQRKPL; encoded by the coding sequence ATGAACTGGCCACAAGGCAAGCATGGAGTTCAAACTCCTGGAAAGACCGCGGGAGGTGATGTCTCCGCACAGGTTAGACGCTGCCGTTTGCTGGGCCGTCGCTCCTGCTTGCGTCTGCTGCTGACCTTCTTGCTAGCGGTCATCGCGGGCCTTACTGCTTTGACTTTCGCTGCCTCCCCAACTCCAGCTTTCGCCATGCCCTCGCCCGCCCCAATCCGGACCGCGCACTATTCGAGCTGGTCCGAAGTGGCTCAAGCTGCCGTTCGACACATAGAAGCTGGCCAAGCTGCCTATTCTTCTGGCGATTACGCCGGTGCCTCTTCCGACTTTGGTGCGGCTTATAACAGCGTGTTCGTAGCCGACAATATGGCCCGGGCTCTTGCTGAAAAACTTTCCGCTCCCGAACGCAGGTATGCGATTGACCGCCAATTTCAGAATTTGCAAGGCGAGGCCTACTTTAGCGATAGTGGGCAGAGCGTAGCGAGCGATGCGGAATCGCTCAAAGCAACGCTCACTCAGCTGGGGCAAGAGCTAGATTCGGCAGCAGGAATGCCCAAGCCGGAGCCTTATGCGCAGCAGATTGAGGCGCAGACTTTGGCCGAGCGTAAACGCATAGATGCGGCGCGGAAGAACAAGGACTCGGGCAAGGGAAACAAAACGTGGACCCAAGTGGCCCATGACATGACGAACATTTTGGACTATGCATACGAACAAGCTGCGGCCGGTAAGGGGCGGGCGGGCGCTGATTTAGTCAACAAAGCCTACTATCAGTATTACGAAAAGCTGGGCTTTGAAAAAACTGCCATGAATGCCATTTCGGGCAGTCGCGTTTCCCAAGTGGAATACCAGTTTAAGCAAACCCGCATGGCGATGTCTGGCGGCAAAGATGCCAAGGAAATTAAGCCGCTGGTGAGCGATTTGCAGGCCATGCTCGTAACCGATGCCAAGATTTTAGACGGGGGAGCGGCGAGCGAGGTCAATCCCGTCACCAGTTTCCTCACTTCCGCATTCGGGCAGGCGTTCGTGGTGCTCCTGCGCGAGGGCTTAGAGGCCATTTTAGTAGTGGCCGCCATCATCGCCTACCTGGTAAAGGCTGGGCACAAAAGCAAGATTGGGCCTATTTACTGGGGTATCGCCGCCGGTTTAGCTGCCTCGGGCGTGGTGGCCCTCCTCTTCAGTCTGCTCTTCAACGGCAATGGCCCCGAGCAGGAGATTCTCGAAGGCGTGGTGGCGCTTGTGGCTATGGTCATGCTGCTCTACACCAGTAATTGGATGCTCTCCAAGGCCTCAACCCAGTCTTGGAATGAGTACATCAAATCTCAAACCGCCTCCGCAATTTCCAAGGGTAGCGTGCTGTCTCTGGCTGCGCTCTCCTTCCTCGCCGTCTTCCGCGAGGGCGCTGAAACCGTGATGTTTTACCAAGCTATCTTTGCTATGGCCCCCTCCGGTTCCTCTCAAATATGGGCGGGATTCGGCGCCGCGGCCGTCTTGCTAGTCATTATTTTCGTACTTATTCGCTTCACATCAGTCAAAATTCCCATCCGCCCCTTCTTCGCCATCACCTCGGCCCTTATGGCGCTCATGGTGGTCATTTTTGCGGGCGGCGGTGTGCATGCGCTCATCGAGGGCGATCTCATTTCGGCCTCCTATCTGCCGGGCGTGCCTACGAGCGACTGGCTGGGGCTCTACCCCTATAAGCAGAGCATAGGGGCTCAAATACTGGCCCTCATTCTGGTGATTGCGCTCTTCTTTATTTCTTGGCTCAAGAGCCGGCGCCCGGCTGCGCCAGCTCAAACGGCCACGGCAACAGCAGTATCTAATCCACCTTCTGAAACACAGAATGAACAAAGGAAACCACTATGA
- a CDS encoding ABC transporter permease has protein sequence MFFLTMIRRSFSRQLGRRLLIALSVGLAACVAVAMLGVVFDSGDKLNAELSAYGSNITVQPKSEAVVSDLYTTADAGANPSADSAPDSSDSSSESNQAVPTAVLKESDVAKIKTIFWAYNITDFAPRLDISAQVNGQTAPIVGTWFHHTVKLDSGQSSQEGIEGLRPWWKLQGRWPKDQAKEAVIGKDLAAKLGDKTIGDSLELSLGQRKESVRIVGIFDSGDADSSSVYLPSALAQDLANLPNQVSRVEVKALTTPENDLARKAARNPASLTQDEWETWYCTAYPSSIAYQIEEVIPGAVAKQVRQVAALQGDVLQKTQAVMMLVTVLSLISSAVAVANLMASSISERSAEFALLKALGARDGAVYRLTLAETAFMSLVGAIVGALAGVGMAQIVGHVVFGSGIAMRPMVFVLVFALLALTVLLASVSAIRNILRLRPAEVLHGR, from the coding sequence ATGTTTTTTCTCACGATGATTCGGCGCTCCTTCAGCCGGCAGTTGGGTCGACGACTGCTCATTGCTCTCAGCGTGGGCCTCGCCGCTTGCGTGGCTGTGGCTATGCTGGGCGTGGTCTTCGATTCGGGAGACAAACTCAACGCCGAGCTCTCGGCATACGGCTCAAATATTACCGTCCAGCCCAAGTCCGAAGCAGTGGTTTCTGACTTATATACCACTGCCGACGCGGGCGCAAACCCGAGTGCTGACAGCGCTCCCGATTCTTCCGATTCTTCCTCTGAATCGAATCAAGCAGTACCCACGGCCGTATTAAAAGAGTCCGACGTAGCAAAAATCAAAACTATTTTTTGGGCCTATAACATCACCGATTTTGCGCCCCGCCTCGATATCTCGGCCCAAGTCAACGGCCAAACCGCGCCGATAGTGGGCACCTGGTTCCACCACACCGTCAAGCTTGACAGCGGCCAATCCAGCCAAGAAGGCATCGAAGGACTCCGCCCCTGGTGGAAACTGCAAGGCAGATGGCCCAAAGACCAGGCCAAAGAAGCCGTCATTGGCAAGGATTTGGCAGCCAAACTGGGCGATAAAACCATAGGAGACAGCCTCGAATTGAGCCTAGGCCAGCGGAAGGAGAGTGTGCGCATCGTTGGTATTTTCGACTCTGGCGACGCTGATTCCTCCTCCGTCTACCTGCCCAGCGCCTTAGCGCAAGACTTAGCAAACCTGCCTAACCAGGTGAGCCGGGTGGAAGTCAAGGCCCTCACCACTCCCGAAAACGACCTAGCCCGCAAGGCCGCGCGCAACCCAGCTTCCCTCACGCAAGACGAGTGGGAAACCTGGTATTGCACCGCTTATCCCTCCTCGATTGCCTATCAAATCGAGGAAGTTATACCCGGCGCTGTGGCCAAGCAAGTGCGGCAAGTGGCCGCCTTACAAGGCGATGTCTTGCAAAAAACGCAGGCCGTGATGATGCTAGTAACCGTGCTCAGCCTTATCTCCTCAGCCGTTGCCGTTGCTAACTTAATGGCCTCCTCCATCTCCGAGCGCTCTGCCGAATTCGCCCTCCTCAAAGCCTTGGGTGCCCGCGACGGCGCAGTCTACCGGCTCACTTTAGCGGAGACTGCCTTCATGAGCTTGGTTGGAGCCATCGTGGGGGCGCTGGCAGGCGTGGGAATGGCGCAAATAGTGGGGCACGTAGTCTTCGGCTCGGGTATCGCCATGCGGCCTATGGTCTTCGTGCTGGTCTTCGCCCTCTTGGCTCTGACGGTACTGCTGGCTTCAGTTTCGGCCATTCGTAACATCTTACGACTACGACCTGCGGAGGTGCTTCATGGGCGCTGA
- a CDS encoding ABC transporter permease yields MGNAGMFLTMLSGTIFRRRGRALMAVIAAAIGAATLFCLAAVCLEVPRQMNEEMRSYGANLVVAPIERPDQARTDIAAPMVAHTTEMVEAKGPTKFATYRYESVRINSASYLMAGISAGQVRELNHHWNVEGSWPKQGQVMVGRDVAEAMGLKVGGPVEVRYLEADDGSNRQAGQWTKDKVLGKASYRVAGIVETGGSEDQIVYASLPDLEALTHLKRGTDVIEYSSSAMGSNLAAIATAINEMTSMGVKAQTVTKISSADNRIITMLQTLFWQVSLVVLVLTLVGVGTTMASIVSQRRSEIALRKALGASSSGLAFEFYVESACYGLLGGVLGVGIGYAFARLLCSSVFGRALGLSWPLALAAVALSIIMALLGSIEPVWRASHIDPALVLSQE; encoded by the coding sequence ATGGGCAATGCGGGCATGTTTCTCACTATGCTGTCCGGTACCATATTCCGCCGTCGAGGCAGGGCCCTCATGGCGGTCATTGCCGCGGCTATCGGCGCTGCCACCCTCTTCTGCTTGGCTGCAGTATGCCTAGAAGTGCCCAGGCAGATGAACGAAGAAATGCGTTCCTACGGAGCCAACTTAGTAGTAGCCCCCATTGAGCGGCCCGACCAAGCCCGCACCGACATCGCTGCGCCTATGGTGGCCCACACTACAGAGATGGTGGAGGCCAAGGGGCCTACGAAATTTGCCACGTACCGCTACGAAAGCGTGCGAATTAACTCTGCTTCCTACTTGATGGCTGGCATCTCGGCGGGCCAAGTTCGCGAGCTCAACCACCACTGGAATGTGGAGGGCAGCTGGCCCAAGCAAGGGCAGGTCATGGTTGGCCGGGATGTGGCCGAAGCTATGGGGCTCAAGGTGGGCGGCCCGGTCGAAGTGCGCTATTTGGAAGCTGACGACGGCTCCAACCGCCAAGCCGGGCAGTGGACGAAAGACAAGGTGCTGGGCAAGGCTTCGTATCGCGTTGCGGGGATTGTGGAGACCGGCGGTAGCGAGGATCAAATCGTCTATGCCAGCCTGCCGGACTTGGAGGCGCTCACCCATCTCAAGCGCGGCACCGACGTTATCGAATATTCTTCTAGTGCTATGGGCAGCAATCTCGCGGCCATTGCCACCGCTATCAACGAGATGACCAGTATGGGCGTCAAAGCGCAGACAGTGACGAAAATATCGTCGGCAGACAATCGCATTATTACCATGTTGCAAACCCTGTTTTGGCAGGTTTCCCTAGTGGTTTTGGTTCTCACTTTGGTGGGAGTGGGCACCACGATGGCTTCTATTGTTTCCCAACGGCGCAGTGAAATCGCCCTGCGCAAGGCCCTGGGAGCGTCCTCGTCGGGCTTGGCTTTCGAGTTCTACGTGGAGTCGGCCTGTTACGGGCTACTGGGCGGGGTGCTCGGCGTTGGGATTGGATACGCATTCGCCCGGCTCCTGTGCTCGTCAGTCTTCGGGCGGGCCTTGGGCTTGAGCTGGCCACTGGCGCTGGCAGCAGTCGCTTTAAGCATTATCATGGCTCTCCTTGGCTCTATAGAGCCAGTGTGGAGGGCTTCCCATATCGATCCGGCTCTGGTATTGAGTCAAGAATAG
- a CDS encoding iron transporter: MSTKKLTALAAIVLSGALALSGCGGSKSEGVREASGPDSSSQGADKKDGKDGKDDKKEDGKPAFEEIPIPPEDQQKGPLTIGTVFFQPIDMVPAMGLSAADASLHLEADIHAAKDNDLGYATGEFVPDLTVKYSIVDKNDPNNHQEGTFMKMNASDGPHYGSNIKMEKAGSYKLTYTIESPERQGWMLHVDPATGVKGRFWTEPIVVDWDWDYTPHEW, from the coding sequence ATGAGCACCAAAAAACTGACCGCGCTCGCCGCGATAGTTCTCTCCGGCGCCCTAGCGCTCTCTGGCTGCGGAGGATCCAAAAGCGAAGGCGTGCGCGAGGCTTCGGGGCCCGACTCCAGCTCGCAGGGAGCCGATAAGAAGGACGGCAAAGACGGGAAGGATGACAAGAAGGAAGATGGTAAGCCGGCCTTCGAAGAGATTCCCATTCCGCCTGAAGACCAGCAGAAAGGGCCGCTCACCATCGGCACCGTCTTCTTCCAGCCTATCGACATGGTTCCGGCGATGGGACTCAGCGCTGCGGATGCTAGCCTGCATTTGGAAGCCGACATTCACGCTGCCAAAGACAACGATTTGGGCTATGCTACCGGCGAGTTTGTGCCTGATTTGACCGTCAAATACAGCATCGTAGATAAGAACGATCCCAATAACCATCAGGAGGGAACGTTTATGAAGATGAACGCCTCTGACGGCCCCCACTATGGTTCCAATATCAAGATGGAGAAGGCTGGTTCTTACAAGCTCACCTACACGATCGAATCCCCGGAACGCCAGGGCTGGATGCTCCACGTGGACCCAGCCACCGGCGTCAAGGGCCGCTTCTGGACTGAGCCTATCGTGGTGGACTGGGATTGGGATTACACGCCTCACGAGTGGTGA
- a CDS encoding ABC transporter ATP-binding protein, which yields MLLDLQGVSKIYGDLRALDSVSLSVPAGQWLAVVGSSGSGKTTLMNIIGCMDSPSEGSVLLEGQRLEDMGSAQLADVRKDVVGLVFQKFYLVPHLTAVENVMVAQYYHSVVDEQQALAALERVGLAERAHHLPGQLSGGEQQRVCVARALINNPKLILADEPTGNLDEVNEKIVLEIFRQLHEQGTTLIVVTHDALVASCAQREIMLSHGQLAGETWNDQSARQAYNSAGGRPATSGSTIPSHNPANAPTKSPKTR from the coding sequence ATGCTGCTCGACCTGCAAGGTGTTTCCAAAATATACGGAGATTTGCGCGCTTTGGATAGTGTGAGCCTTTCCGTGCCGGCGGGGCAGTGGTTGGCAGTAGTGGGCTCTTCAGGCTCGGGCAAGACCACGCTGATGAACATTATTGGATGCATGGATTCGCCTTCCGAAGGCTCGGTGCTCTTGGAGGGTCAGCGCTTGGAAGACATGGGTTCGGCCCAGCTGGCAGACGTGCGCAAAGACGTCGTAGGACTAGTCTTCCAAAAGTTTTACCTAGTGCCACACCTTACCGCGGTGGAAAACGTTATGGTGGCCCAGTACTATCATTCTGTGGTCGACGAGCAGCAGGCTTTGGCGGCGCTGGAGCGGGTTGGCCTAGCCGAGCGCGCCCACCACTTGCCCGGCCAACTTTCCGGCGGCGAGCAGCAGCGAGTGTGCGTGGCCCGAGCGCTAATCAACAATCCCAAGCTGATTCTGGCCGACGAACCCACCGGCAACTTAGACGAAGTTAACGAAAAGATAGTGCTCGAGATCTTCCGCCAGCTCCACGAGCAGGGCACTACCCTCATCGTAGTAACCCACGACGCCCTAGTAGCCTCCTGCGCCCAACGCGAGATTATGCTCAGCCACGGCCAACTAGCCGGCGAAACCTGGAACGACCAATCCGCCCGCCAAGCCTACAACTCCGCCGGCGGCCGCCCCGCCACCAGCGGCTCAACCATACCTTCCCACAACCCTGCTAACGCCCCAACCAAAAGTCCTAAAACCCGCTAA
- a CDS encoding DUF2318 domain-containing protein codes for MLNQVISVLPGVLAPALLVMIYGVLLSAGEGKKKPASARLRLLGLGLGLAGALVFAGLRAASVINRRTMVNYPTLVICVIVDVLALAMIVSSGKATRDWSRSGRALALANLVAGLSIGMTVFRALPEVILHLTNFVETGEPAFTSEMLMRALGFLLGIAAAIVVALIFRSLRTGCPRGLLTLTAVLLMALIFTQHATSLLAIMQTVGDLRLHGTPFRLFTILYNANNWLAMAQVAVFLIPAVASFIAGLRSPAARFAGDGQAPTPAQMRKSKAFRRKALLAAIASVLAVVSVVLTLTVGPAQASKTPVLSPPEAYSLSDGKAVIPFSKVDDGHLHRFEYKAKDGTVMRFIIIKKNGGSYGLGLDACENCGSAGYYEKDGVIICKRCDVAINIATIGFKGGCNPIPFDYTTSAGSIVIQTATLDALSSHFK; via the coding sequence ATGCTGAATCAAGTAATTTCTGTGCTGCCGGGGGTACTGGCGCCCGCCCTGCTCGTGATGATATACGGGGTGCTTCTGTCGGCAGGCGAGGGCAAAAAGAAGCCTGCCAGCGCTCGCTTGCGACTGTTGGGGCTGGGGTTAGGACTGGCAGGAGCCCTTGTCTTTGCTGGCCTAAGAGCTGCAAGCGTCATCAATCGCAGGACTATGGTCAACTATCCCACGCTTGTGATTTGCGTCATTGTCGACGTGCTCGCCCTAGCGATGATCGTGTCCAGCGGTAAAGCCACCCGCGACTGGTCGCGCTCGGGCCGAGCTTTAGCTCTTGCCAACCTCGTAGCCGGTCTCTCCATCGGTATGACGGTCTTCCGTGCCCTGCCCGAAGTCATACTTCACCTGACTAATTTTGTGGAAACTGGCGAGCCTGCTTTCACTTCCGAGATGCTGATGCGGGCTCTGGGCTTCCTACTTGGTATCGCCGCTGCCATCGTCGTAGCTCTGATTTTCCGCAGTTTGCGCACCGGCTGCCCTCGCGGCTTGTTAACCCTTACAGCAGTGCTCCTCATGGCGCTCATCTTCACTCAGCACGCGACCAGCCTGCTTGCCATCATGCAAACGGTGGGAGACCTGCGCTTGCACGGCACCCCCTTCCGCCTCTTTACGATTCTGTATAACGCCAATAATTGGCTCGCTATGGCCCAAGTGGCCGTGTTCCTCATACCGGCAGTAGCCAGTTTTATTGCCGGTTTGCGCTCGCCTGCCGCTAGATTTGCTGGCGATGGGCAAGCGCCTACTCCCGCTCAAATGCGCAAGAGCAAGGCTTTTCGCCGCAAGGCCCTACTGGCTGCTATTGCCAGCGTTCTCGCCGTTGTGAGTGTAGTGCTCACGCTCACCGTTGGCCCTGCGCAAGCAAGCAAAACGCCGGTGCTTTCCCCGCCCGAGGCCTACTCGCTCAGCGACGGCAAAGCGGTCATTCCCTTCTCCAAAGTCGACGATGGCCACCTCCACCGTTTTGAATACAAGGCCAAAGACGGTACGGTAATGCGATTTATTATCATTAAGAAAAACGGTGGATCCTATGGGCTCGGCCTCGACGCTTGCGAAAACTGCGGCTCAGCTGGCTACTACGAAAAAGACGGTGTCATCATCTGCAAAAGGTGCGATGTGGCCATCAATATAGCCACTATCGGCTTCAAAGGCGGCTGCAATCCCATTCCCTTCGACTACACCACTAGCGCTGGCAGCATTGTCATCCAAACCGCGACTTTGGATGCTTTGTCTTCGCACTTTAAGTGA
- a CDS encoding pyruvate oxidase, which produces MAKINAADKMVQVMEAWGIDNVYGLPGDSVDTTVDALYRQRDKIKFTQVRHEEVAALAAAAQAKLTGKVGVCLSIGGPGAIHMLNGLYDAKMDHVPVVAIVGQIQSHLLNTGYFQEVDLPKLCDDVAVYNKLVTSPETVPAVMDEAIRMAYLHQGVAVLTIPDDVPNHKIEDTFQPTADLFHQSHPAINPADIDKALHMIHAAKKPVAFFGMGAKGAQVEAKEFVERYSLPFIQTMPAKGTIDDDHPNALGQVGKLGTKPAYEAMFDADLLILVGTDYPYAPYLNGKIPAIQIEIEPTRIGKRHAVEVGMVADARDALTQLNARGEQIAETGWLKACRKNMDTWRKWMNDVTSKSHKGVLPSRTFAKMSEVAPSNAVWSVDVGTSTSFGARFITAKSTQKYTISAWLGTMGCALPGAIASKASMPDRPVYAVCGDGAFAMVMQDFVTAVKYDLPMVVVILNNHMLAFIEYEQQAVGQQNYGIDLADIDFAKFAEACGGIGVNVATDEEFDAAIEKYKNPTKPVIINCASTDEAPLPGKIIWDEAEGYMKFGLGYMKEQFRIPELPPLRELMRQFL; this is translated from the coding sequence ATGGCAAAAATTAATGCTGCCGACAAGATGGTTCAGGTCATGGAAGCCTGGGGCATCGATAACGTATACGGTCTGCCCGGAGATTCCGTCGACACAACAGTCGATGCCCTCTACCGCCAGCGCGACAAGATTAAGTTCACGCAGGTGCGCCACGAGGAAGTTGCCGCACTGGCCGCCGCCGCTCAGGCCAAGCTCACCGGCAAGGTGGGTGTCTGTCTCTCCATCGGCGGCCCCGGAGCCATCCACATGCTCAACGGCCTCTACGATGCCAAGATGGACCACGTGCCCGTCGTTGCTATCGTGGGCCAAATCCAGTCTCACCTGCTCAACACCGGCTACTTCCAAGAGGTAGACCTGCCCAAGCTGTGTGACGACGTAGCCGTATATAACAAGCTGGTTACCAGCCCCGAGACCGTGCCCGCAGTAATGGACGAGGCTATTCGCATGGCTTACCTCCACCAGGGCGTGGCCGTGCTGACCATCCCCGATGACGTGCCCAACCACAAAATCGAGGACACTTTCCAGCCCACCGCAGACCTCTTCCACCAGTCGCACCCCGCCATCAATCCGGCAGACATTGACAAGGCCTTGCATATGATTCACGCTGCCAAGAAGCCCGTCGCCTTCTTCGGTATGGGTGCTAAGGGCGCGCAGGTTGAGGCTAAGGAATTCGTGGAGCGCTACTCCCTGCCCTTCATTCAGACCATGCCTGCTAAGGGTACGATTGACGACGACCACCCCAACGCTCTGGGTCAGGTGGGCAAGCTGGGCACCAAGCCCGCTTACGAGGCCATGTTCGATGCCGACTTGCTGATTTTGGTGGGCACCGATTATCCTTACGCTCCCTACCTGAACGGCAAGATTCCGGCCATCCAGATTGAGATTGAACCCACCCGCATCGGCAAGCGGCACGCAGTCGAGGTTGGCATGGTCGCCGACGCTAGGGATGCTCTCACCCAGCTCAACGCTCGCGGCGAGCAGATTGCGGAAACCGGCTGGCTCAAGGCTTGCCGTAAGAATATGGATACTTGGCGCAAGTGGATGAACGACGTCACTTCCAAGTCTCACAAGGGCGTGCTGCCCTCCCGCACCTTCGCCAAGATGAGCGAAGTTGCGCCCTCCAACGCAGTTTGGTCGGTAGATGTGGGCACTTCCACCTCCTTCGGCGCTCGCTTTATTACGGCTAAGTCCACGCAAAAGTACACCATTTCCGCTTGGTTGGGTACCATGGGTTGCGCTCTGCCCGGGGCTATCGCCTCCAAGGCCTCCATGCCCGATCGCCCAGTATATGCGGTCTGCGGCGATGGCGCTTTCGCTATGGTGATGCAAGATTTCGTGACCGCGGTTAAGTACGATTTGCCTATGGTTGTGGTCATTTTGAACAACCACATGCTCGCTTTCATCGAGTACGAGCAGCAGGCAGTGGGCCAGCAGAACTACGGCATTGATTTGGCAGACATCGACTTTGCCAAGTTTGCCGAGGCTTGCGGCGGTATCGGCGTGAATGTTGCTACCGACGAGGAGTTTGACGCTGCTATCGAAAAGTACAAGAACCCCACGAAGCCGGTAATTATCAACTGCGCTTCCACCGACGAAGCCCCACTGCCCGGCAAGATTATCTGGGACGAGGCCGAGGGTTACATGAAGTTTGGCTTGGGCTATATGAAGGAACAGTTCCGCATTCCCGAGCTGCCGCCTCTGCGTGAGCTCATGCGCCAGTTCCTCTAA